The Impatiens glandulifera chromosome 8, dImpGla2.1, whole genome shotgun sequence genome includes a window with the following:
- the LOC124913272 gene encoding secreted RxLR effector protein 161-like — MESCSAAATPMSSSSNLDKDEDGQSVDITANRGIIGSLLYLTAIRPDIMFAVSIYEKFQANPKQSHYVGSKRILKHLKGTQNVGLWFPNDSNFNLTSYSDANYTRCKIDRKSTSGTCHFLSDRLIS, encoded by the coding sequence atggaaagCTGCTCGgctgcagctactccaatgagctcctccagCAACCTcgacaaggatgaagatggaCAAAGTGTGGACATTACTGCCAATAGAGGGATCATTGGATCTCTTCTCTATCTTACTGCCATCCGGCCAGATATCATGTTTGCTGTCAGCATCTACGAAaaatttcaggctaatcctaaacaatctcattatgttgGTTCTAAGCGAATTTTGAAACATCTAAAGgggactcaaaatgtgggactgtggtttCCGAATGATTCCAATTTCAATCTAACTAGTTATTCAGATGCAAATTATACaaggtgcaaaattgataggaAAAGCACTAGTGGAACTTGCCACTTCCTTAGTGACCGCCTGATCTCTtag
- the LOC124913271 gene encoding VID27-like protein, giving the protein MSIKYTGVIKGKGITSQWLQLIKNEKRILKWAKTSEVYEALKRKDLVEANLRGRALFPILQSRRAKFNLIERGAEAEAKALKRLDEIMEDYISVVTWYVDGASCSGDSPFGSASDEDERMDLSNDAAADKDEQATTHHIELGSFSAEENRLMAQPSVEQAEEPIQTNPSREEEEVIQEPVQALENDADQEPVQALISKEREVVEEPVQALVTQEEEEEEESPAIRTKGSQEKEAEVRNLLEKINRAEKELEEEEQNKSDSESEKDEHEQSMQIHTNFSPIQIIAADSQDNSSNEIFS; this is encoded by the exons ATGTCTATCAAGTACACCGGAGTCATCAAAGGTAAAGGTATAACTAGTCAATGGTTACAGCTTATCAAAAATGAGAAAAGGATCTTGAAGTGGGCTAAGACTTCAGAAGTGTATGAAGCCCTTAAGAGAAAAGATCTGGTGGAAGCAAACTTGAGAGGAAGAGCTCTCTTTCCTATTCTCCAGTCCAGAAGAGCCAAGTTCAATCTCATTGAGAGAGGTGCTGAAGCAGAAGCAAAAGCCTTGAAAAGATTGGACGAGATCATGGAAGACTATATCTCAGTGGTTACATGGTACGTTGATGGAGCAAGTTGCTCAGGAGATAGCCCATTCGGTAGTGcctcagatgaagatgaacgaATGGACCTATCTAACGATGCTGCTGCAGATAAAGATGAGCAAGCTACTACTCATCATATTGAACTTGGAAGTTTTTCTGCTGAAGAAAATCGTCTAATGGCTCAACCCTCTGTTGAGCAAGCCGAGGAACCTATTCAAACGAACCCAtctagagaagaagaagaagttattcAAGAGCCTGTTCAAGCTCTTGAAAATGATGCTGATCAAGAGCCTGTTCAAGCTCTTATATCGAAAGAAAGAGAAGTTGTTGAAGAGCCTGTTCAAGCTCTTGtaactcaagaagaagaagaagaagaagaatcccCTGCTATCAGAACAAAGGGATCTCAAGAAAAAGAGGCTGAAGTCA GGAACTTGCTCGAAAAGATTAACAGGGCAGAGAAggagttggaagaagaagaacaaaataAATCTGATAGTGAATCAGAAAAGGATGAACATGAGCAATCCATGCAAATTCATACCAACTTCAGTCCAATTCAGATCATTGCAGCAGATTCACAAGATAATTCATCTAATGAAATCTTCAGCTGA